Proteins encoded by one window of Winogradskyella sp. PG-2:
- a CDS encoding LysM peptidoglycan-binding domain-containing protein yields the protein MRLATKTMTQSIQIYMLSKKGETKFGISRKFGISINQLENSNPIIKNGLQAGHKLKLPSNSITEEKSINNNGHKVKKGETLWSISKLYNLPLQNLRALNPYVKGNIIYINQTLNISDKKENLVKNDSTYIIQKGDTKFSLSKKFNISISELEEINPKIINTLIAGDKISLIKNTKNYNSEETPINISDNDSSLMKGNNWYIIKPKETLFSLSKKTNLSYFKLIELNPNLKNGVIAGDSIKIKSTIGITTNDSKKTTNKIIFSANIDWRQSNISSKNQKKSISYFQGLNKALNTLSTENPNLNITINSDNNNNSYQIQPIVNFENSLDTEDYGKYTISYTEGDEIKEINLNTLPTKSILRYKMLSFLNSENANIICLHNDKNINNIRVIQQMIPNINMIKLNRKNTFKSNELVNSLDKNRKNYVLIESNKTGVFLSASNTLLREISNYDIQLAVLDYKNIPDESEVSSNRFKVLKMIYPMAFSPSSTPSIDTIKDISYSITYDVLNRLINNGIMGFNDKESEISGVYFKYNSDGNSIKNEAVSIYIYDEKSNTKRIITY from the coding sequence ATGAGGCTAGCTACAAAAACAATGACTCAATCGATTCAAATTTATATGTTGTCAAAAAAAGGGGAAACTAAATTTGGAATATCTAGAAAATTTGGAATTTCGATAAATCAGCTTGAAAACTCTAATCCTATTATAAAAAATGGATTACAGGCTGGACATAAATTAAAACTTCCATCTAACAGTATCACTGAAGAAAAATCAATAAACAATAACGGACATAAGGTTAAAAAGGGAGAAACATTATGGAGTATTTCTAAACTATATAATTTACCATTACAAAATTTAAGAGCACTCAATCCCTATGTTAAAGGTAATATAATTTACATTAACCAAACTTTGAATATAAGCGATAAAAAAGAGAATCTAGTAAAAAACGATAGTACTTACATTATTCAAAAAGGCGATACAAAATTTAGCCTATCTAAAAAATTTAATATATCTATATCAGAATTAGAAGAAATAAACCCGAAAATAATTAATACTCTAATAGCAGGAGATAAAATTTCTCTAATCAAGAATACAAAAAATTATAATTCTGAAGAAACACCAATAAACATTAGTGATAATGACAGTAGTTTAATGAAAGGAAATAATTGGTATATAATTAAACCTAAAGAAACACTTTTTAGTCTATCAAAAAAAACTAATCTATCTTATTTTAAATTAATTGAATTAAATCCAAATTTAAAAAATGGCGTTATAGCAGGTGATAGTATTAAAATTAAGTCAACAATAGGAATAACAACAAACGATTCTAAAAAAACGACTAACAAAATCATTTTTAGCGCAAATATAGATTGGAGACAATCTAATATTAGTAGTAAGAATCAAAAAAAATCAATATCATATTTTCAGGGATTGAACAAAGCTTTAAATACTTTATCAACCGAAAATCCAAATCTAAACATCACAATTAATTCAGATAACAACAATAATTCTTATCAAATACAACCAATTGTGAATTTTGAAAATTCATTGGATACTGAAGATTATGGTAAATATACTATTAGTTACACTGAAGGAGATGAAATAAAAGAAATCAATTTAAATACATTACCTACTAAATCTATATTAAGATATAAAATGCTGTCTTTTCTAAATTCCGAAAATGCAAATATTATTTGTTTACATAACGATAAAAATATAAACAATATTAGGGTCATTCAACAAATGATACCTAATATTAATATGATTAAGCTGAACAGAAAAAACACTTTTAAATCAAATGAACTTGTAAATTCTTTAGATAAGAATAGAAAAAATTATGTTTTAATAGAGAGTAATAAAACTGGTGTTTTCTTAAGTGCTTCAAACACTTTACTCAGAGAGATTAGTAACTATGATATTCAATTGGCCGTGTTGGATTACAAAAATATTCCTGATGAATCTGAAGTTTCTTCGAATAGATTCAAAGTTTTAAAAATGATATATCCTATGGCTTTTAGCCCTAGCTCGACACCAAGTATTGATACAATAAAAGATATCTCTTATTCCATCACTTATGATGTATTAAATAGATTAATAAATAATGGAATAATGGGTTTTAATGACAAAGAATCAGAAATTTCTGGAGTTTATTTTAAGTATAATTCAGATGGAAATTCAATAAAAAATGAAGCTGTTTCAATTTATATATATGATGAAAAATCTAATACTAAACGTATTATAACTTACTAG
- a CDS encoding peptide chain release factor 3, whose protein sequence is MSFLKEIERRRTFGIISHPDAGKTTLTEKLLLFGGAIQEAGAVKSNKIKKGATSDFMEIERQRGISVATSVLAFEYNGIKINILDTPGHKDFAEDTFRTLTAVDSVIVVIDVAKGVEEQTEKLVEVCRMRNIPMIVFINKLDREGKDAFDLLDEVEQKLGLKVTPLSFPIGMGYDFKGIYNLWEKNVNLFSGDSKKDINDTIEINDLTSSKLNDLIGDIAAQTLRDEIELVEGIYPEFIKEDYLNGDLQPVFFGSALNNFGVRELLDCFVEIAPKPRAKQSEERLVRPDEEKFTGFVFKIHANMDPNHRNRLAFIKIVSGEFKRNTPYLHVRHNKKLKFSSPNAFFAEKKEIVDISYPGDIVGLQDTGNFKIGDTLTEGEIINYKGVPSFSPEHFRYINNADPMKAKQLYKGIDQLMDEGVAQLFTLDLNGRKVIGTVGALQYEVIQYRLEHEYGAKCTYENLNVHKACWIHTDNEKSDEFKEFLRVKQRFLARDKQNQLVFLADSMFSLQMSQQKYPSITFHMTSEF, encoded by the coding sequence ATGAGTTTTTTAAAAGAAATAGAAAGACGACGCACTTTTGGTATTATATCTCACCCAGATGCTGGTAAAACAACATTAACCGAAAAACTACTTTTATTTGGTGGTGCAATACAAGAGGCTGGAGCAGTAAAAAGCAATAAAATTAAAAAAGGTGCCACCAGTGACTTTATGGAAATAGAACGTCAACGTGGAATTTCCGTTGCCACTTCTGTTTTAGCTTTTGAATATAATGGTATTAAAATTAATATTTTAGATACTCCAGGTCACAAAGATTTTGCTGAAGACACATTTAGAACTTTAACTGCTGTAGATAGCGTTATTGTTGTTATAGACGTTGCGAAAGGTGTAGAGGAGCAAACTGAAAAATTAGTTGAAGTTTGTAGAATGCGTAACATTCCAATGATAGTTTTTATAAATAAACTTGATCGTGAAGGTAAAGATGCTTTTGATCTTTTAGATGAAGTAGAACAAAAGTTAGGTCTGAAAGTTACACCTCTGAGTTTTCCAATTGGTATGGGTTATGACTTTAAAGGTATATATAATCTATGGGAAAAGAACGTGAATCTTTTTAGTGGCGATAGTAAAAAGGATATTAATGATACCATAGAGATTAATGATCTAACCTCTTCAAAATTAAATGATTTAATTGGAGATATCGCTGCCCAAACACTAAGAGATGAAATAGAACTTGTAGAGGGTATTTATCCTGAATTTATCAAGGAAGACTATTTAAACGGTGACTTACAACCTGTATTTTTTGGTTCAGCTTTAAATAATTTTGGTGTTAGAGAATTACTTGATTGCTTTGTTGAAATTGCACCTAAACCAAGAGCAAAACAAAGTGAAGAGCGTTTAGTTAGGCCCGATGAAGAAAAGTTTACTGGATTTGTATTTAAAATACATGCAAATATGGATCCAAATCATAGAAATAGATTAGCTTTTATAAAAATTGTATCTGGTGAATTTAAACGAAATACTCCCTACCTCCATGTAAGGCATAACAAAAAACTAAAATTCTCTAGTCCAAATGCATTTTTTGCCGAAAAGAAGGAAATTGTAGATATTTCTTATCCAGGAGATATTGTTGGGCTTCAAGATACAGGAAACTTTAAAATTGGTGATACGTTGACTGAAGGTGAAATTATAAATTATAAAGGAGTACCTAGCTTTTCACCAGAACACTTTAGATACATCAATAACGCAGACCCAATGAAGGCTAAGCAACTATACAAGGGTATAGACCAGCTAATGGATGAAGGTGTAGCACAATTATTCACTTTAGATCTTAATGGTCGAAAAGTTATTGGTACTGTTGGGGCGCTTCAATATGAAGTGATTCAATATCGATTAGAGCATGAATATGGTGCAAAGTGTACTTATGAAAATTTAAACGTACACAAAGCTTGTTGGATACATACGGATAATGAAAAGAGTGATGAATTTAAAGAATTCTTGAGAGTTAAACAACGTTTTTTAGCAAGAGACAAACAAAATCAACTGGTATTTTTAGCAGACTCTATGTTTTCTTTACAAATGTCTCAACAAAAATATCCTAGTATTACATTTCATATGACTTCAGAATTTTAA